One Nicotiana tomentosiformis chromosome 1, ASM39032v3, whole genome shotgun sequence genomic window, atGGGTGTTTCCTTGTCCTGcctatgggggggggggggggggattgcaTTATGTATTGCTTGTTTAAATTTTTTAGTTTTTGCATCCTTTTGAAGTGGGTTGCATCAAGTATAGCGTGGAATATTATATGAGATTCATATAGCTGGTGCTAACTAGTTTTAGATTGTGGTGTAGTTTATTGATTGATGTTTAGCTTTTGCATCCAGATTTGTGAATTTAAATGAAGTTAGATAACGGGTGTCTGTGAGATGTAGAGATATTTACCTTTTCCCGTTGTAGGTTTAAAGAAGGTCAAACTCTCAGTTTATTCATTTTTCACGCAAAATCTTGTGATTGTGTTTCACTTGACTTAAACATTATCAATTACTAGGAAGAGATAACCAATGGAAAAAGAGGCTAATCGACTTTACACTTTCTTGGCTtttcttttttggatttttggggaCTCAATATATCTGTATTTGTTTTTCTGCCATTTACCTTTACTTGTTCATCTGGTCATTTATTGATGTGTACCATCTACGCCTTGCAGATTGATGAAAATGTTAAGAGAGAAATCATCAACCATAGATCATTGAGGCACCCTAACATAGTCAGATTCAAAGAGGTAATATGCATCTAAAAACTGTCTCTCAATAATGGCTTAGGTGTTGAAATTTGAATTATTCTTACTTATAGCTAACTATGGGAAATTTTGAATTTCAGGTCATATTGACACCAACTCATTTGGCTATAGTGATGGAATACGCATCTGGAGGAGAACTGTTTGAGCGCATATGCAATGCAGGCCGTTTCAGCGAGGATGAGGTATTTATTTTAAAAGATTATTGTGGTTTTCATTTTATCCTGGATATATTTATAGGCTATTAGTTGTAAATTTCAGGCACGGTTTTTCTTCCAACAACTCATATCAGGGGTCAGCTTCTGTCACGCCATGGTACATCGCCATTCTCTGCCTTCAATGTGCATTGACGATCTAGAATTagttatttaaaagaaaaagtgaaTTGACGATCTATTGAGTTTATGAAAATTTTTATGATTTGTTTGCAATTGGTTGTTTATGAAGCAAGTATGCCACAGAGACTTGAAACTGGAGAATACATTATTGGATGGCAGCCCTGCACCAAGGCTAAAGATTTGTGATTTTGGATATTCTAAGGTATCCATTGTTTTTCTCTAATATTCTCTTAGACAATTGTGCCACAAGGCGACCTCCCCCTTCTGAAAGAAAAAAGAAGCACAACTTTTTGAGTATTTCAATAAAACCAGTCCAAATAGGCGAAAAGTGTAGTGAGGATTCATACTACGCACCAAACGAGCTTGGCATTTTGGtataggttttttttttttccttgacTGACTAGGTGGGATTGAGGCGTAGGTGTTGTTGTTTTATATGTGCTGCTATACCTCAATCCCATGAAGTATTTGCTACTTTTCTTCTCTCCCTGGCGTCTCTTCTATTCTTATGTCCTTCAAGTCTTATTGACCATCATTTTGACTGTCGTTGTTTGCAGTCCTCGGTGTTGCATTCACAACCAAAGTCAACTGTTGGTACACCTGCATATATTGCTCCTGAAGTGTTATTGAAGAAAGAATATGATGGGAAGGTAAATCTTTTTCCATTTAATTTTTCAGAGCCGATGGTTGCTTGTGTTACAGTTTGGTCAAGTGGTGTGGTTGGCAGATGAAGCGCTGCTAAGCTCGTCTTCCTGAAAGCAATTTTTTAATTGTATATTTTGCCTACTCTCCTTGATGAAGATCATAAATAGGTTTTATGTCTGATCACTGCTATGGAAGATTTGATAAATTAGGAATGACAATGGGTGGTGACCAATCCTCGTCCTCATCCCCTGCATTGATGTCTATAACCAGTGCTCCAATTTCAATTCTGGTTCCCTTTTTCTCTATGTTGAGTTTGGAAGACATTAACCGTACGTGCCATCAGGAGAGTGTGGCACAACAATGGCCTCAAAGCTGGATTGTTTTAATGATTTTCTGCCCCTGCAACAATTGTGAGACCTTACTGGCAGATATTTTTGGTGGAAAAACAACTTTGTGTATAAATTTATTAGTAACTTGCAGTTGAAAAACTAATTTGAAAACCCTATTTTGTTTCTAATGCATACAATGTCAAAAATAATAGGCTCGAGTTGTTCTATGCAGAATTAAAATAGCTTTTAGACAAGGCTGTTGTGTTGACAAAGAACCCTGATTGAAAATTTTGAGATGTGGATCGTCAGTGTGTTACAATGCTCAGAAGTTGGTTTAGGAAACTTGGTGGTGTGTGAGGACTTTTCAACTTATGCAGGACTTTCTATCTTAATCCATTAGAAAGGCTGTAAAACTCTATTCCGTAACATTTGTCAAATGTCAAATGCATCGTCAACAATTGGAATAAACCCACTTCTACTTTTAGTCCTACATCACGTACGTTTAAACTAGTGGAAAGTGTAACCATTTTTAAATTCATCCTGTCTCATTTaaggaaaagaaatgaaaataaaattatGTAGCAGCTTAGAACTGTATTTTAAATGCTTATTAGATGTGCTTACTTTTCACTGCTCAAATATTTTTGACTTTAGGAATGCATTTTGCAATACAAGTGTTCTTGATACCGTTTGGCATCAAACGAGATTTAAGTAGTCATTGCAGAATTAGATTTTTTGCAAATGTAAAAAAGACTCCACTTTGCAGTGAATGCATTAAGTTCCAGAAGTCCTTGTAATAAGCGGAAAATAGCTGGTTTGTTGTTAAAGTTCAGGTCAACCAATTATAACCTTATTTAATTACATCAGCCTTATAACCTTATTTGATGTTCCTCTTTCACCGGAGAAGTATGGGTCATTCTTTCAAAATATACCTTCACCATGTTGTATCAAGTATATTGTTTATTTTCATTTCTAAACAGTGCCTTGGCCATTTTACTTGTATTAATAACAGCTTAACAatgttttcttaaaatattttccCAAGCATTATTTGAAGGTACCAGAAAAATTTCCATCTTGTTATGGTTTTGTTACTGATGTTCTTTAGATGTTTTCTTCATTATCTCAATACATTGCAGATTGCAGATGTCTGGTCTTGTGGGGTGACTTTGTATGTCATGCTGGTAGGAGCATACCCTTTTGAAGACCCAGAGGAGCCTAAAAATTTTCGCAAGACAATACAGGTAACTTCTTATGCTCTATTGTTACTGCAAAATCCTCTTTGTTTGTCTTATTGACTCATAGCATTTTCTGTTTCACAGCGAATCTTGAATGTACAGTATTCAATTCCAGATTATGTACATATCTCTCCAGAATGTCGTCATCTAATATCAAGGATTTTTGTTGCTGATCCTGCAAAGGTAATCTTATCCACAAATAATTTGAAATCAGTATCCAGATTTTCTTCCCTCTTCTGTCTCAAAATATAATTTCAAGGTTCTTCTAGTAATTGTGACTCTGGTGTTGTAACACTTCTGTGCATTACTCATCATTGTTTGCACTTTAATGCTCTCTCTATCGGGAAAATCGTGTACTCAGGTCCCTGTGTATCAGTACTCTTCATATTGCTAAATTGTCTTTCCTTTTGCCCAACCCCTTTATTTTATTCTTATGTGAAGGTCCGTTCTTTTGTTTGTTGAGTTGCCTGGTGAAGGAAATAGTACGCTTGTGATGTTTTgatatttagtatttttaatCTTCCTTTCCAATTAGTATATATTTAGTTTTGATTTTGTGATGCTACTGTTTTGCATTGCAACAGAGGATAACGATCCCTGAGATCAAGAACCATGAGTGGTTCTTGAGGAACCTTCCTGCAGATCTCATGGATGATAATATGACAAACAATCAGTTTGAGGAGCCAGATCAACGTATGCAGAGCATTGACGAAATCATGCAGATAATAACTGAGGCCACCATTCCTGCTGCTGGGACCAACAGCCTTAATCATTACCTTACTGGTATCTTGGACATTGATGATGACATGGAAGAAGACATGGAGAGTGACCCTGACCTTGATATTGATAGCAGCGGAGAGATTGTCTATGCAATGTAAATGATATGTGCGTACTAAGTTGATGGATCAAACTAAACCAGCCGAGTGTTTGTAGTTCTTAATTATCTGGTCTGCCTTTTGGTATCCACTGGTTGTTTATGAAATGCAGTTCACAGCAATTCAGGCTTTCCTCTCTTTGTTATCTCCGAATGGCTGTATTGCTGTTGTTCTATTGCTTGATTTCCCTTTTAAATCTGTGTACTTGTAAATTGCCATGTAACATTGCTATTATTTCATAGTAATGTTTACTCTGTAGCTGTATGGTTGTGTTACTTCTTACTAAGGTAGTAGTTTTAGTGGTATCATCCGAATTTTGCATGCAGGTGGCACTCTTCTGCTAAATGTTTTTTTTTTGCATTATTAGGTATGGTTCATTGCTCTTAAATTAAAGCTAACTCTTGTCCTGAAATTGAGCAGATTCTTCCATCTAGAGTGCATAGCAGGGGAAAGTAGGGGAAGAGAGCAGGATTGATAAGTTTGCCTTTTTCAGATAGGCAAGGTTATATTAAAGTGTTGTTTAGAAGTTTTACATTGGCATGTGATTGAGGGAATGTAAATTGAATCGATCACTCTCGATCTTATCCATATTTCCTGGCCTCTATGTCACACTCCCTCCCTTCCTTTGAGCTTGAACAGGTCGGGGGTGCACCTCCCCTGCATCACATATCTTTGAATTGTAACCTCCAAATAGAGATTAATTATGTGTAAAGTGTTTAAAGtgaagaaaaaataatttgaataAAACAAAATTATAGGTAAACTGTATAAGGTGAAGAAAGAAATAAAGCCAATTAATCAATTTtgtgaaaaggaaaagaaagagtAAAGTGGAAAAGATCAATCTAAAGgcaaatttgaaattattttggtaAAAGTTACCGGCATATTGAGATAAGAAGAAAAGGACATCTATAGTTTAAAGTTAAATATGCGAGTTTGTTCTTCAAGATAAAATGGAAGACAGAAGATCATTGATTTTCTCCTCTTCTTTCCTCTTTTGGATCCCTTCTAGAAAACCGTAAAAGATAGGAATACGGTTTTTCTTcaaatttctttcctttttaaaCTCGGGACTACAAATTTCTTTTCTCTTTAAATTTCTTTTCTATGTTAAAAAGATAATTCCACAAGTGCTCTCTAGTTTATTTTAACTATACAATAAGTGTGAGTTCTTTCGTCGTCCATAATGACATTTCCGCAAATAAAATGAAAATGAAGGTAAACAATGATTCATTCTTCGACATTTTTTTTTCTCTCCACACGTGTCCATTGTGCAGACCCTATGTCTTCTTCTTATTTTATGTGTCATATTTTCACttttactctctctctctctctctctgcttCTTCTTTCACATTCTTTCTACGATGGTGAGGGCCTTTTCTTCTGCCTATGTCCTTTTATTCAATGttttctttttagttttattttcttttggtttgtttttgggtgttatcaGTGGCTTTTTAGTTTCTTGCTGCAGAGAAACAGGGAAATGGATATTTTTTTGTAAGCACCTTGCTATATTTGCAGATTCAGCTATTTGGGCAGAGGGACAATTAGACCCGTATCTTGGCTTGGAAAACCTTGGATGCTATGTGAGTTGAGGCTTCTTTATCACATGCAACTGTTCTTTTGCAGTCATGGCTGGTATCCTTCTAGACTAAGCCTTAATATTGCAATTGGTCCTGTAGAAATTGTTTGGCGGAATCCCATTTCCATTTCTTTTGAATTCAGCTCATAGAAGTGTCAATGGAAAATAGGAATTACTTATTTATTCAGATTTATTGGTAAACCCATTGCTAGAATAAATTAACAGTGCTTGGCTCTTTCTATTTCTTTGGCTTCGATACgttattattgttgatttcttATTACGTGATTATAATATTTTCCTAATTTCTTAATCTTCCTTCTCTATGACAGTTTTGCAACCAGATTGGTCTTTAAATTTGGTTCTGCCTTTACGCTTTTCCACTATTTTGTATCTCCATTATCGGATATTTGtgatttatttatttgaatataTTGGTCTGAATTTTTTGATAGCACAGATTTTTAGCTGGTGAAAATTGCTCGAGGTGGGGGGAAAAAGTGAGGCTGCTTCGACCGTAAAAGGTAATTTCTACACTTTTTTTGCTTTGATGTTATATGTTTAGTTAAATAATGTTAAATGGTTGTATGTTATATGTCATGCATATTGTATAGATGTGTGTTCTTTAGGAATAAATTGAATGTTAAGAATACAAAACTTAGACTTTAATGTAGAAATTTTATGAAATGCTTGAAAAAATGATGCCTAACAACAAAAAGAAAGATAGACAAAGCACAATCTGAACTGGCGTGGGAATTTCCATAATGCTGTGCCAAAAATAGTCCAAAATGATTTATATATTGGACAAGTTACTCCCACAATCACAAGCTAG contains:
- the LOC104096522 gene encoding serine/threonine-protein kinase SRK2E isoform X1 produces the protein MDRVAMAVGAGMDVPIMHDSDRYELVKDIGSGNFGVARLMRDRQTNELVAVKYIERGEKIDENVKREIINHRSLRHPNIVRFKEVILTPTHLAIVMEYASGGELFERICNAGRFSEDEARFFFQQLISGVSFCHAMQVCHRDLKLENTLLDGSPAPRLKICDFGYSKSSVLHSQPKSTVGTPAYIAPEVLLKKEYDGKIADVWSCGVTLYVMLVGAYPFEDPEEPKNFRKTIQRILNVQYSIPDYVHISPECRHLISRIFVADPAKRITIPEIKNHEWFLRNLPADLMDDNMTNNQFEEPDQRMQSIDEIMQIITEATIPAAGTNSLNHYLTGILDIDDDMEEDMESDPDLDIDSSGEIVYAM
- the LOC104096522 gene encoding serine/threonine-protein kinase SRK2E isoform X2; this encodes MSLLLLSISREIDENVKREIINHRSLRHPNIVRFKEVILTPTHLAIVMEYASGGELFERICNAGRFSEDEARFFFQQLISGVSFCHAMQVCHRDLKLENTLLDGSPAPRLKICDFGYSKSSVLHSQPKSTVGTPAYIAPEVLLKKEYDGKIADVWSCGVTLYVMLVGAYPFEDPEEPKNFRKTIQRILNVQYSIPDYVHISPECRHLISRIFVADPAKRITIPEIKNHEWFLRNLPADLMDDNMTNNQFEEPDQRMQSIDEIMQIITEATIPAAGTNSLNHYLTGILDIDDDMEEDMESDPDLDIDSSGEIVYAM